The following nucleotide sequence is from Leptodactylus fuscus isolate aLepFus1 chromosome 10, aLepFus1.hap2, whole genome shotgun sequence.
TCGGACtgtgctgggagacactggagcactgtggacaggtgagtatagtgatatatattaaatttattaatCCATATTCTCTGATATGGGATCCTTTAAGGATCAGCCCCTGCCAGACACTTGTGCTTGTCCTCTGTTGAACTAGAAGATGTGTTTAAATTCAAGATGCTTCCTGAAGTCTGTGGGGAATATTCAGTCTGTGTGTAGtcttaggccatgttcacatgtcAGTATTTATCAGTGGTTTTCTAAGGTAAAACCAGGAATCTTGACTACAAGGAGAAAATGTATAATGGGGAGTTTTGCACCTGTTGTGTGTTCTCTTCACTCCTTGCTTGCAATCACTGATGGAAcaggtgtgaatacagccttaggcagCAGACACATTGGCAATAACGGCTGAACTTGCCGGCAGCTACACAGTGATATGTGGTAGTAGCGGCATAGTATCCTTCACATTCTATACCTCTGTTCTGCTGTAAGTCCCTTGTGGCAGTAGATACAGGAGTACACTGAGGGTTTCATCCTGGCAGAGAGGAACTTACCGCATCATATAGGCTTCATGTCTGGAGATAGATCCATATGTATGTCTGGGTAGACTATTCATGTCTGACTACAGTTTCACGTGAAATGATGATTgtgataattttattttaatataatgtATTTGCATTCGGAGCACACTTTGTGGCTCACATTACAATTATTGAGAAATGAAGGTCCTTAGTAACCTTTCTTTGGTGCAGTAGAAAGTACTTGTGAACACCATGGCCCCTTACAAACACCTAAGCTAATGTTGGACCTCACCAATTTGATGTTATTCTGATCCGAGAAAACCCCTCGAAGCTGAGTGACTGTCACCTGACAACTTTCTCTTCTCCCTTTtggacggtggctcagtggttagcactattacCTTACAGCGCTGGGATCCTGGACTCAAATCCAAACAAAGACAACATTGCAtgaagtttgtattttctccccatgtttgtgtgggtttcctctgggtactccagtttccacccacatgccaaaaatatactgataggtaaattggtttccagtaaaaaaaaaacctgaccgtTATGGGTGTTGGGGACGAGCGTCTGTAACTCCCCTATTCTACAATGCTACCTGCGCTGTGTCAAGCAGAATGCTACAAATGGTGCTATGCCCTcatatcttaaagggagtctgtcagcagaaaaattggCATGAAACTAATGACTGTGCCCTGTAGGGTGGTTTCTACAATTTCCAAAGATGTCTGTCTTATTCTGCATTTCAGCGCCAATTTCTTGCATTTTCTTTTGCAAATTATCTTGagagggctttaggggcatttcttctcctaCTTCACTCTCTGCTCCAGATAACCAGCTGTAACTTCCGCCTAGCTCCTCCCTTTGCTTGAGTGACCTCTTCGCTTTGTCCCTCCCCCtccgtatgtctttgtagtgtgggaggaaagacacgcaaacacggggaggacatacaaactccttgcagatgttgccctaggcaggattcgagcccaggactccagtactccagtgctaaccactgagccaccgtgctgccttcctttgtcacactttgtcttCAGTTAGGTGCGGTCCTATAGAGCAGACAGTGaagccctggcaggagaagaaatgtCACTGAAGCCCTTTTAAGCTAATTTGAATTAGAATAAAACaaagattttcatgaaaatggagctgcaatggagAATaccaaagacatctttggaaagtgtagaagcaccCTACCAGAATACTGTCTCTAGTTccatactgattttcctgctgacagactccaggGTTATAAAAGCCTGGTGAGCATGTGGGAAAATCTTATTTGTGTATACGGTTCTTTAATACACCCTCAGGGTTCATGAGAATTGTTATGAGCAATGTGTCAGATATTTGTCTAGGTGTGCCCGTGTATGGATTATAAAGCCTTTCCCCTTATGTAAGCATTGACACTTGGAATAATTGGAGGATTAATATGAGGCCGTAGCGCTATCCTCCCATGATTTACATGCTCTCCGCCGTCGGAGTTAACTTTTCTGGAGCTTGCAGGCGAGCGCGCACGGCGTCGCTGTAGCCCTTTGGCTTCTAATTGGAGAGGAGGCTTTCTAGGGAGGACTAGACTGTGCTTCACACTAAACAGATTATATCTGAATCTCAAGTGTTTGATGATCAGGAGGGAAGGAAGAAGATTCTGAGATAGCGGGGGACGCTTAAGCTTAGATAAACATGACGGCATTAAGAGCCAGAACAGCCTTTTAATAAAACCCACGCCTTATGAAGCCTATTAAGAGCTCGGTCGTGAGAAGGAGACTCGGATTTTCGTTtgaaataaaacatgaaaaacGTTTCGCAATTCAATTGGAATTTCCACTTTACAGCAACACAAGCAGAATAGATGTAAAGAGAAATCTAGCGGCTTTGTATAATTTGCGCGGTCGCTGCTGCTGCAGCTTTGGAAGggcttttagggtttttgtacttttttttttttttttttatagaaacttCACAAGCTAAGTGTCAGGGTATGGAGGATCATAAGAGCTTtgtaacccagctttccctgacATGAGTGCAACACATACTAGATGTATAGGAGGTTGGAGTATATATTAGGAATTCCTTTGTATGGGGTGTTCTAGATCCGGAGTTTTGTAGATCTAGCTGGCTTAGGGAGTCTATACAAGCAGTGGTCCTGGGGAATAAGTATGCAGGTCAGGATGTAAACGCTCGCCCTTTCTGTGGCTACCCTGCAATCAAGTGACTGatccatttaaaggggtcatccagtatTCGAAAAACGCAACTGCTGTCTTCTCAGGAAGTAACATCATGTCTGTTAACACTACAGCTCagtatgaatgggactgagctgcagcatggccataggACCGAATGGATGTTATGTCACTCCCTGAGatgaagaaggcagccatgttttctaatcctggataacctctttaggctaaggcccaacgttgcggaaacacagctttttttttttttttttttttttttttttaagccaaaaccaagaatggctacaaaaggaatgtgaaatatctaggaagcttcttGTACTTCTActttatgctcaatccactcctggctttggctaaaaaaaaaaaacacagtaagatctgcaacaagaaaaatgttgcgtttccacaatgtggggcttcagctttaGGCCGGTGCCCCACGGGACGGAAGCATTGCcggtttacagtacaggcaaagtggatgggattctaactggcgcagttttggaaattgcagtcaattatatctacagaaacactggtggtttccgcatagatataattgtagcagagtccgcggaggaaaactccacaagctttctgtttaaagcgccgcgggaagaaccgtgatgcatttaaACATTTCACGTGGCGATAAGTGGCCGCGGCATCTTCTAATGGCTTAAAGAGGTCAGCAGTCTACGCAATGAATGCGGCAATATTAAAGGTAGAACCATTGTAGCTCCTTATTAATGGTGTGtagtgttttttggggttttttttccaaaattgaGTGCATAattgcagtttgtttttttttgtaatcgttttcatgaaaaacaaacaaaaaacaacttaTTAAAGGCATGTCGCATTTGCCCTACTTATTTTCCAGCCATTTAAAGGGTACTGCAAGAATTTGTCTGTCTTTATATATCTCAACAGCAGGTGGCAGTCTTGTACTGAATACACGCTGCCTGTACTGTGTCCGTGCATACTGTTCTATATATTCGTGTATTGACTGCCGGTATACTCACCCCTTTCCTGTGGCTTACTTTTCCTTCTAGGTCTATCACATGGATTCTGACAGCTTTGAGACTCAAAACCAGCACTATGGAAGGAGCTTGACAAAAGACACAATAAAACACGGTGAGTAAGTTGCAGAGTGGAAGGTGCTGGAAGTGAATGCACTTGTAAGCCGAACATTGTGCAGACTCTTTATTTCCGTCCATTAGAGGTCTGCGCGAGTTGCTTAGAAATTTACACACTTGTCATTCCTTTCTCTATTCCTTTGTATACACCTGAGCTATTCAGTGTTGGTCTCTCCGAAAGAACGCTTCCGTAATTCTGCAGCACTTTGCTCAGTATAATGCTGCTACATTCACAATGTCCCCGGCTTCCGTTGTCCACaaccatagattttttttttttttttttttatttatattttttttccattgctcCCATGCTTATTAAGAGTGACCATTAATACCTTGATGATTGCTGCATTTTCTGTCTCTTTATGATTGTATTTGATGTTTGACTGGTTATTGTAATTCAATAAATACCATTGAAACTATAAATGGCAGCGAGGGTCAATCGGATGcaataaagctcctctaattcagtaATTGAATTACTATGAAAGGAAACGGGCAGCAAGCTATGAATCTAATTAATTCTACAATCCCAATAATTGGATAATCAAACTTAAAAATAATCATTTCATTTTGAAGCCGGAGTCTTAACTTATTGTCCGACTCTACCGCCCTTCTTTATCCAAATCCTTTCTGTTTCGTACTACCCAGTAATGTCATGATGTCTATAATTGTCTGTAATAGTCTGGTGCTGCAGCTGTTTCTGTATGTGAGAGAGTTGTGGAGCAGAatctccatttatttattttaatttaatacatttatttatccCCCTTCCCCCTTGTGTTGTCTATAGCAGACATCTTAGTAGTCCATCTCTATCCACTAGATTTGGAACATAGTCATATTTTGGCCATAAATAGTGTAAGTACTTGTGTTCATACACTCAAAGTCTATCCTGAAAAGTAGACATCTGAAAGTATGGGTACTCTATGTTCGTTGTCTCGAGAATGGTGTTGGCACCATTGGAGGTATACTATACATCATGAGGCTGGAGAATGGGATAGGCCACCAGAACTAAAGGAGATCACGGttggggccttttttttttttttttttttttttttagcatcccTTAAAGCAGCGGtcttcaaactgcggcccgagggccacatgcagcccgccaagcacttctgtctggccccgccgacaacgccggcaggcgtgcatttataatgaagctcatgGGGAGCTCatgccaggccatggagcgcacttcactttatgtattggagggcaccgctcctgatgtctgtgtgacctgctctgcttccggcccactgtttaaaaagtttgaggacccctgccttaaagggattgcctcATGAATAGAACCCCCTATTCTTATGTCATATTAGGACACTTGGGAACACTTTCTGAGTCAGAAATGTTCCTGCAGAGTGGTCCTTCATTCTAAGAGTCTTCAGCCAAGCATGTATAATGCGGtcagccattcatttcaatggcttcCATGTTATACTATTTTTGCTCCATATCTTGCTGACTATGCTATGTAGGGCACTTCGTGTAGGACTATAGGTGATCTGATTGTCCTATCACTCCCACCAGATACAGTACCTTTTCAGACAACCATTTGTAAAGCCCAATTACATTGCACTTGTGTCTCTCAGTATGGTGGCCCTAAAGAAagtcctatatataatattataacttttttttttttttccaggtctATCAAAATTCTTCAACAATGGTGGTTCTGTAAGAAAAGATGTTGTATCTGCCTGCCTCCAGAAAGTGCAGAAAATCCTGCAGTGGTTTGAGAACCAGGATGTCCTTCACTTTTATGCAAGTTCCTTACTCTTCGTTTATGATGGAACTTGCCCACCACCGAACCTCACCGTGGATGGAAAAGTCCAGGAGAAGAAGGTTCCTAGCACAGAGCTGCATCCAGATGAGGAGGTGACGGAGTGTAATAATAACATCAGCATGTTGAGCTCTATGGAGAATGGAAAAAACGAGGAACCAGTCGAGAAGAAACGGTCTCGAATCTATGCTGTCAACAAAAAGACGTGTCCTAAAAGACTGCACAGTGAAGCCTTTGTGGAAGGAGAGATTTTAGATGAAGATAAAACCCGGAAGAATCAATATAACCTTCCACCGGAACATCTGAATGGAAACCTTCTGACTAAACTGGAAAATGTTCTTTGCCAGGTTTCTGCGGACCTGAGGGATAGCGCGCAAGTCGACGTGAGGATGATTGATTTTGCTCATGTATTTCCAAGTGAAGGAAAAGACCTTGGATATATCTATGGATTAAAGAACTTAATTTCAGTCTTGCAGAGTATTTTGGACGAATAAATTCTATGTCATTCTTATTGGGAGCCAATGACCAGATAATCAAGAACATACCTTCAAGAATATTTGCACTTGTAATTGTGGTAACCTTTTCTTTCCCCCCCTTTTTATTGTGATTCTTCATTCTAAGTTTTTTCATCTTGGTGGAAGGGGATTACCTTTTTATAATATTACTCAGGAAACTTGAAGTGATACGTAGGCATTTGTGGAGGGCGAGCAAACTGGATAACATGGTGGATGGTGACGAGAAAGGGGAGGTAATGGTGCTATGGCGAGACAGCTGCCTTTTTGACGTAGATTCTGGTCAATTTTAAATTTGGGACCATTCTTCCAAGACCATATATCTTATATGGGCAATCTCCATGTGAAAGAAACTGTGCCTTCATACAAAGGTCACTGGGATGTTCTTCGTGTCTCGGAGAGAAATATTATGAGAGGATGGAAGAACGTGATATTTCAGACTAAAATGCATCTATTTTGATACTGAGCCATTGACCCATACACGTTTAACCCCTATTTAATTGTTTACAATGATTAAAACTGGAAATGTATATGGTATgataactgatatatatgttaatATACTAAATTAATAATGTCTACAGGACGTATCCACCATTGGACCAGAGTGCGATTGTGAACTTTTGTCTTAACCGAACCACTGTAGGAATATGACTGGTGGCTTGATGGGAGACAGACCGTGGTCTGTGCATTGGTTCAGCTCTTGAATACAGATTTATCCTTTGAGGTGGAAGCATccattgtgtgtgtatatgtgagtGGTCACACTAAGGCTCCATGCATGCAAACGTgggctagccatgaaaaacacaacTATCACACTgatccattatagtctaatggCCCCATACATACGCCCGTGTGTTATCACTGGTCCATGTATGGGGTCTTTAGCCCAGGGCAAAACTCCAGATAGGCCCTCTCTTGGAGGATCTTAATGGGTCTGTGGAGGCACATGGATATCACCAATGTTCTATTTTACCATGGACCCAGCCCGTACACTCGTTCATTGCATGTAGCCTATGGTTGACCATACTGTTGAGATACCTGTCGGCCAAACACTCGTTTAGctgacaaatttttttttattttttttttttttacccacccAGTTTCCTACCCCGGCCTCCTATACATACACTTGAGCTTGCATATTTTCTGAGTGGGGAGAAGGTTAGAAAGCCACTACCAGACACCTCTGGTAGCATCTTATGTCCTCAAGTACAAAAAGattggcatgttgaaatccaacatgcttgACCATTCCCTCCCACCCCACCATACATAATATTTGGTTGGCTGGTCCCAGTGGATTTGACTGACCACCTAAGATTATTTAGAGGGTTGTATTACTACAAGTAGTATTTAGAGAGATATAAGATGATGTTCTTGGTCACATAGTAAAGTGGTACTTGGAGGTCACAGAGCAGCAGCTTGGTGGCAAAATCTATGTATAGAAGTAGAAATGGGTCTTTCAGATGAATGCATCACTCTTGAATTCATGTGGCGTATTTTGCTAATAATTGACTTTTTCCACCAATTAGTCCATTTTTCATCTGAAACAATTGAAAACTGCAGAAGCGGGATGTATGGCCTTTTCACCCTTATCAGCATGACGCCCAGGCTGCTTTTATGCCGTGCAGGCCCATGTTCCAATTTAAGCTTATCTTCTGAATAAGTGTAATGAAGATGAAAATACTCTGCTGCGTCCTTCGAATACTAAATCAGAGCCTTAACTTACCAGTGTGAACAATGTCATTCCTATTCCTAGACCTATCGTGTCCTGCTTGGTTAAAGGAGATTTCTACCTCTCAAAGAAAATGACCCCTAACATTTTATTACTGCACCAAGAGGTTTCTGACTCCCAATGTTTTGCCAGATGGCTCTTTGAGTTGCAATTCATGGATGTAATTTTTtgcatgtagttttttttttctttgttcattTTAATGTGCACCTTAAGAATCCTTGTGTTCTAGTGAATGATTTGGATGAATCTAACTGTGGTGAAGTTAACCTTATGTATCTGCTTCTTTTTGTCTTTTCCATATTGCAATGCCCCGTATTGTGTTAGATTTTACTGTAATGATAAAATGCCACTAAATTGGTGATTCCCATCTCGCAGTTATGGAAACATAGTAACTGgatgtgctacactgtttccttAGCTCCCATTCTCCTCTCTGGGAATTATGGGAACACCATAGAGCACCACTGCCCGTCTGCTCCCGTATGGCCCACCTTAGGAATCGGAACTTGGAAGCCATTATTCTCATCTGGAAAGTGTTTTGTTCACACGGCCATGGCTAATCTGGTAAATGCATATGGACTGTGTTTCACGGAAGGAATACAGTTATGTGAAAAGCCCCTTCAAAAATAACTTTGTTGCCCACAAAGGGCTGTGGCGTCGGTAAGCCAATCCACCAACTACAACTCATTCATAGCACAGCTGAGCTCTGACTCCTTGGTCAGACAAAAGCAGCAAAGCTCCTCTATGGGAGCTCTATGATGGGCTGTGGAAGACGGCATACCCATCGCTAAGCCCCACCATCTTATTGGGAAAAGTGGTGAGAGAGGACAGAACCAAATCAAAAGTTTTGACATGCACCAAAAATGGATTAGGTCTCTGTTTGGAGGGTCCCCCaaggggactccctgaacggaaactcatgtgcagatgtgaaccaaaccttacATAGTCTTTACAAGACGTTGTCATAATCGCCTGTGGATTCATTGTATCTGACAAATGCAAGTTGGCACTGGTTCAGCGTTTTTAGATAGCCCGGCCTACTATGGTAACCTTTCTAGTGTTTACAACCTGCGATTTGTCCAGTGGTCTTATACAGAGCGGACCCATTTCTGTCATATTGTTTTGTAATGTAAAGGTTTGTCCAAGGCTCATAGACTATCCTTAGGGTAGGATATCCATATCATATCTGTGGTGGTCCGACACCCAgcaccaccactgatcagctaAATTTTCCATGTGCTGTGTAGTGGCTGTTCCATACTAGTGGAGCTCAGTTCCCATCAATATCTAGTTTTGGACAACCTATTATGTATCCCATAATAGAACCACTGAAGAAAGCCATCTTTCTAGTTAGATTTGACAGGCTGAAGTGCCCCCAACCCACCCGGGTCTCTGCCCTGCTCTTTCTACTTACACAAAAAGTGGTGAGTAAGAGGCAGAAGGAACAATGTGGCAAAGGTCTGGCGCAAGAAATGGCCATGCGCCAAAGATGCACTACATTTGCACCCATCTTCTCCTTACAAACGGACGTAGACATGTTGGTTTGTATGTGGATGGGGCAAACCTCCTTTGAGTTCTTTGTATTTAGTATATGTTCATGTCCGAGGTGTCTTCCAGTCATAGTTGAGATGACGGATCTTAACTGTGCTTGATGGGATCGTTTGTCCTCACATATGACTTGGTCTGATCTGTAAGGGTTCCATCATTTTGGCAGTAAGACGAGCATTACATGCAATATGGTTCTTGCTGTCCGACCTGCGTACGGGACCCTCCGCGTAAATCTGACCACCTACAATGTGATCTCTTCAATAGATTTTTACCACTTGTTATCCCCTTAGAGGGCAGCACATCCGCCCAGATGGGTCCACACTAATGGTTTTTTACTTTCCTATCATGCTAATACATTTTTAGCCTATTTTGGCATTCCCaggctttaataaaatatattctaaCCTTGTAAATCTATTTTCTGTGAGCAATAAACTTGACAAAGCCATGTTAGACCTATAGTAACCCTCTAGGTGAAGAAGCTTTATTTTTTTGATTGTTAAATTGATTAAAAACTGGAATTTACCttatatatagtctatatattACCGAATTAAAGGGGTACATTACTATATTGCTGCCTCCCTGCATTAAAGGGGTACGTTCCGATATTGCGGCCTCCCTGAGGTTTATCTATGGCATGGGTTTATTGTAGGGGAAGTCAATAGACTGAGCGCCCCCCATAGCGAATGCCCCCAACCACATAGAGGCAATAGATCAGAATATTATAATGACTGGAGCTTGCTTGATCCGCTGATCGTGTTGATTTCCTGTCGCTGACTACACAGGGTATCTACCATTTTGTTTTTGTTGATTTTCCTAATGGAACTCCACATTTTGTGGTTATCACATTGTAATGAATCCGAATAGcagataatatatatattgatGTATGTTTTCATAGATGTTGATTCTCTATGCTATTGTATTTTGTATTCTATGGCTAATGGTATTGTATAGCTAGTGTATGATATTGTCTATCTAGGATATAAGACACACTGCACAACATGTAAGGATCTGTTAATGGCAGTCTAAGGGACTGTTCAGATGGTAAAAAATGAAGAATTAAGGCGGTCTTCCGCCTCCGGATTCCCCTCCATTCTCCCGTCTCTGGCTAcagaatctgaggcagattccaggTGGAATTTGGCTGTACGGTTTGAGGTGGAACCCCTCTGAAAACCCTACGTGTGAACATGCACAAAGCAAATATAggggagcagatttattaaactgtctgAAACAAAAACcaaccagtcacagcacagctttcattttcaaTGAGCAGTAtatgaaatgaaagctgtgctgtgattggtggtTATGGGTAACTAAGACAGCAGAAGtgtagacttcaatgggacagcactgctGTGTATACACCGccactgtgtgtacagcacagctcACAGTATCTAAACGTTATTCAGAACAGGACTGgtttggtacagctgatctgcaggggtcccagatATCAAACCCCATAGATCTAATATTGTAAGTTGAACTGTATAGAGCTGTAATATGAAGCACATAGGGCACATCATTATGACTCTAAGGCCTAACTTGTAATCCATGAACTGTGCTGTGTGCGGGAGCCCTCCGATAACTGAAGTGGGATCCAATTGGTTTTAATGGGTGACACGGCTCTTCTACTTTTTGTCACATTCCAAAGGCTTTACTCGCCTCTCCGTTATGTGAGTCCGGCAGATAAAGACCAGCTTTTTTGTCTGTTAAAAAATAATGGGCGcatgatggatcccattatagttaaaggggtccCTAAGGATCTGTTGCTGTCCATCAATGGATGGGCTGTTATTCAGTTCTTCCGGTCACAAGTGTGAGTGCAATGTAAGGCCTAGGTCTCCCATTTCTAGTGCCTTCAAATGTGCTAAAATTGTCAAAATGGTTTACATGATGTCTTCATCTGATTAAACTGGGTGTTCCTAGTACCCATATTGAATTCGGCATTGGGGACACAAGTCAA
It contains:
- the IPMK gene encoding inositol polyphosphate multikinase, encoding MATQPHSATEPLPPGSLDLHRHLHHHHLHHHHHPHTPGEKELLRKDHKLLNGCVPLSHQVAGHTYGKYKVGILQHPDGSVLKQLQPPPRGPRELDFYNMVFSSDCTDPKLRELQIFLPKYYGTWSPPGSTNDLYLKLEDVTRKFNKACIMDVKIGQKSYDPHASAEKIQQQISKYPLMEEIGFLVLGMRVYHMDSDSFETQNQHYGRSLTKDTIKHGLSKFFNNGGSVRKDVVSACLQKVQKILQWFENQDVLHFYASSLLFVYDGTCPPPNLTVDGKVQEKKVPSTELHPDEEVTECNNNISMLSSMENGKNEEPVEKKRSRIYAVNKKTCPKRLHSEAFVEGEILDEDKTRKNQYNLPPEHLNGNLLTKLENVLCQVSADLRDSAQVDVRMIDFAHVFPSEGKDLGYIYGLKNLISVLQSILDE